ATCTAATTCAACCATGAACACttttttagaaaagaagaaacattaaCCTTGATCCATTGCTTAATTATGGTTGATGATGGATACAAGTCTTCAAATTGATTTTCTCCTCCTTTGACCTTTCTCTCTTATGATTCCTTTGATGGACAAGAAATCCACACTATTCTATCTttctatgtttcttttgttgttgttgttttgttaccACCATATTAACATGATGTTCGTTCACTTCTTATATGTGACGAAACATCACTAGTGAACCCACCTGATCATTCACGTAACCATCACGTACTTTAACAGCCACTTATGTATAATGACCTTtcatgtaattaatataatactGCAGATTAATTACACGTTATCATATATACGAATATCATAGAAAgatattaactttatatattggTAAGGAAGGAAGGTTATCAATACACTCAGTTCCAATCATTAATCGAAACTGATCCATCACGATATCatcttatatattagaattcATAAACGTTAATATGAAATTGAACTTTATAATTAAACCGAAAGACACGTAGGccacataaaatataaaatattcttacaaaaattgctatgaaattaaatcTATGATTATGGCTTATAATCTAAGATTAAGctctaaagtttaggatttagggtttagggtttggtgTTTAGGgtttggagtttagggtttaggagaGGATATAATAAATGGTTTCATGCTTAggtttttaggggatatgatgaggttaaaattgtttgatagttaagaATGACTACTTCACTaaaacacaagtagtttttagtggatGTGTATAACTCATTGTCCATGTGGACTCgattttatggacatgaaagaTTAAAATCGTTTGATAGTTAACCATGACTACTTTAAAAAACCACAAGTTGTTTGagtaagggggaggtattggtttaggatttagaaagaattttaatgactttaaaagttaggtaaaatatgttgttattcaatcaagacttttaaaaactctttaaaaatttggtgttattggttgtggatttgtaaaaagttatctaaaatcttgataaatctagtgttattggattaagagttttataaagtcattaaaagttttatgttattcaagtaaaacaaaagaatcttNNNNNNNNNNNNNNNNNNNNNNNNNNNNNNNNNNNNNNNNNNNNNNNNNNNNNNNNNNNNNNNNNNNNNNNNNNNNNNNNNNNNNNNNNNNNNNNNNNNNNNNNNNNNNNNNNNNNNNNNNNNNNNNNNNNNNNNNNNNNNNNNNNNNNNNNNNNNNNNNNNNNNNNNNNNNNNNNNNNNNNNNNNNNNNNNNNNNNNNNNNNNNNNNNNNNNNNNNNNNNNNNNNNNNNNNNNNNNNNNNNNNNNNNNNNNNNNNNNNNNNNNNNNNNNNNNNNNNNNNNNNNNNNNNNNNNNNNNNNNNNNNNNNNNNNNNNNNNNNNNNNNNNNNNNNNNNNNNNNNNNNNNNNNNNNNNNNNNNNNNNNNNNNNNNNNNNNNNNNNNNNNNNNNNNNNNNNNNNNNNNNNNNNNNNNNNNNNNNNNNNNNNNNNNNNNNNNNNNNNNNNNNNNNNNNNNNNNNNNNNNNNNNNNNNNNNNNNNNNNNNNNNNNNNNNNNNNNNNNNNNNNNNNNNNNNNNNNNNNNNNNNNNNNNNNNNNNNNNNNNNNNNNNNNNNNNNNNNNNNNNNNNNNNNNNNNNNNNNNNNNNNNNNNNNNNNNNNNNNNNNNNNNNNNNNNNNNNNNNNNNNNNNNNNNNNNNNNNNNNNNNNNNNNNNNNNNNNNNNNNNNNNNNNNNNNNNNNNNNNNNNNNNNNNNNNNNNNNNNNNNNNNNNNNNNNNNNNNNNNNNNNNNNNNNNNNNNNNNNNNNNNNNNNNNNNNNNNNNNNNNNNNNNNNNNNNNNNNNNNNNNNNNNNNNNNNNNNNNNNNNNNNNNNNNNNNNNNNNNNNNNNNNNNNNNNNNNNNNNNNNNNNNNNNNNNNNNNNNNNNNNNNNNNNNNNNNNNNNNNNNNNNNNNNNNNNNNNNNNNNNNNNNNNNNNNNNNNNNNNNNNNNNNNNNNNNNNNNNNNNNNNNNNNNNNNNNNNNNNNNNNNNNNNNNNNNNNNNNNNNNNNNNNNNNNNNNNNNNNNNNNNNNNNNNNNNNNNNNNNNNNNNNNNNNNNNNNNNNNNNNNNNNNNNNNNNNNNNNNNNNNNNNNNNNNNNNNNNNNNNNNNNNNNNNNNNNNNNNNNNNNNNNNNNNNNNNNNNNNNNNNNNNNNNNNNNNNNNNNNNNNNNNNNNNNNNNNNNNNNNNNNNNNNNNNNNNNNNNNNNNNNNNNNNNNNNNNNNNNNNNNNNNNNNNNNNNNNNNNNNNNNNNNNNNNNNNNNNNNNNNNNNNNNNNNNNNNNNNNNNNNNNNNNNNNNNNNNNNNNNNNNNNNNNNNNNNNNNNNNNNNNNNNNNNNNNNNNNNNNNNNNNNNNNNNNNNNNNNNNNNNNNNNNNNNNNNNNNNNNNNNNNNNNNNNNNNNNNNNNNNNNNNNNNNNNNNNNNNNNNNNNNNNNNNNNNNNNNNNNNNNNNNNNNNNNNNNNNNNNNNNNNNNNNNNNNNNNNNNNNNNNNNNNNNNNNNNNNNNNNNNNNNNNNNNNNNNNNNNNNNNNNNNNNNNNNNNNNNNNNNNNNNNNNNNNNNNNNNNNNNNNNNNNNNNNNNNNNNNNNNNNNNNNNNNNNNNNNNNNNNNNNNNNNNNNNNNNNNNNNNNNNNNNNNNNNNNNNNNNNNNNNNNNNNNNNNNNNNNNNNNNNNNNNNNNNNNNNNNNNNNNNNNNNNNNNNNNNNNNNNNNNNNNNNNNNNNNNNNNNNNNNNNNNNNNNNNNNNNNNNNNNNNNNNNNNNNNNNNNNNNNNNNNNNNNNNNNNNNNNNNNNNNNNNNNNNNNNNNNNNNNNNNNNNNNNNNNNNNNNNNNNNNNNNNNNNNNNNNNNNNNNNNNNNNNNNNNNNNNNNNNNNNNNNNNNNNNNNNNNNNNNNNNNNNNNNNNNNNNNNNNNNNNNNNNNNNNNNNNNNNNNNNNNNNNNNNNNNNNNNNNNNNNNNNNNNNNNNNNNNNNNNNNNNNNNNNNNNNNNNNNNNNNNNNNNNNNNNNNNNNNNNNNNNNNNNNNNNNNNNNNNNNNNNNNNNNNNNNNNNNNNNNNNNNNNNNNNNNNNNNNNNNNNNNNNNNNNNNNNNNNNNNNNNNNNNNNNNNNNNNNNNNNNNNNNNNNNNNNNNNNNNNNNNNNNNNNNNNNNNNNNNNNNNNNNNNNNNNNNNNNNNNNNNNNNNNNNNNNNNNNNNNNNNNNNNNNNNNNNNNNNNNNNNNNNNNNNNNNNNNNNNNNNNNNNNNNNNNNNNNNNNNNNNNNNNNNNNNNNNNNNNNNNNNNNNNNNNNNNNNNNNNNNNNNNNNNNNNNNNNNNNNNNNNNNNNNNNNNNNNNNNNNNNNNNNNNNNNNNNNNNNNNNNNNNNNNNNNNNNNNNNNNNNNNNNNNNNNNNNNNNNNNNNNNNNNNNNNNNNNNNNNNNNNNNNNNNNNNNNNNNNNNNNNNNNAAAACTATGACTTTGGTTGCATCCTCACCATGAGAGTTCCTTTCACTGGATTTTCATCAATGGGAGGCAGACGTTGAACAGCATTATTGTTATTCAAAGGCAATAAGTCGGACACCTGCTTGAAAACAACAAATGCACATGCATGGGGTCAAAACTAGAAACTACTTGTGGTAAAAAGACAATCAAAATAGATTTGGCTAACGACGCTTGATTACCATCTGTTGATGTTCTTCACCATGGAGATGCGTGAGGAAGTTCTCAAAGACATGGCCAGGAGGATCACGGCAGCACACTAAACAATCCCAGAAGGCAGATTACAACTGCTTCCTCATCAGGTGCGCCTGAATCTGTGAGgggggaaaaaataaaaaatcaagttCAGCAACAGATTTACTGGTTagtaaatgaaacaaaaacttatcTCTCACTAATATCAAGAATGATGATCATGACTTGTATAGACTAATAACAACATTTGTTGGCAACACAAACTCTCATTAAACTTCTTCAGCTACACAGATTGAACAAAATCAATCGACAAAATCACAAGCATAAAGGGAGACCGAATtgaatttttagaaacacaGTAGATTACACCATCGTTAATAGGAATTGGTCAAATGATACAAGTGTTgggtttattatatatgtacttgACTTTTCTTGTTCGGGTATTTCTCAATCCAGCTAATGAATTGGTCAATCTTTTCATCAATTTTCTTCTCCACTTCGATTTCACCGCACTGCACCGGTGACATATGGGAGGCTAGAGACGGTTTTTAGAATGAGTTTCGTATGAATGGGCCTACAGTTCGTATGAATTTTAACTTCTGTTAGAAGTAAGAGCATTGGTATAAAAATGTATCGAGAGGAGTAGAGGACTAATCAATTCAAATCATTCACAAGATTAAGTATTATATCCTGCGTACACTTGTGACTTTCTCAACAAGTCTACCAACTATGCAATCTAATCTCATTATATCAACTAagagaaaattatattatcttcTAAGAAAAATGAGTATTATTGAAGAGTAAGGACAAACAACATACACGTCAAAGCAACTTGTTAGTTagaattaacaaagaaaaaatctatactaataaaacgtataagctataagctcctaaaagcgtccacataggatttaaaacatccaATTGTGATTAGATNaaaataattatccatttatgcATGTTAATCATCTACATAACAGCGAACAATTATTTAGCTATAAATGGATAATGTATATTATAACTATTCACCtttaatatagtaaaatggattttaaactatagaaaatataattataatgcaTGTATGTATGGTTACATGCTTTTGAGGTTAATGTTTAAGATCGAGGAGACAAGAGTTatgagttttaaatttagagtttcatgattagtattatttttttaggtttagagtttaggatttatggacaacaaaaaagaaggttGAGTTCGAATACACAAACTATTAACTCATACATTCTCATATGGTTTGATTCATATTGGGTGTTCATTGTTGTCTCATATAATTTTACTACCCATCCAAGTTTTTCCAACACACACTATCATTTACCAAAGAACACGTTTACAATCAAAAATGGatagtattaaatataatttgagaGGACCcaatccatttaaaaaaaaataataataaaaataaatactttaaactagtggtctcatacccactagctacctaaccacattcaaaccaaacagcggaaaatagacaataccaataaatagccaacaataaataaccaatattaaagcATAACAATTAATCAATAGTCCAATCACTATAAACACATAGAACCatcaatcctaaacaacattctaggactcaattctagcaacctagcaatgtcagacaacaaccaatcgagtccctagaacatcctcctcttcattgccttgattccacgatcacactttgcctttacctgcaccacaaacacaaattgagatgcatgagtattttataaacactcagtatgGTAAtgctcccatctactaggctatacacacaagcaatagagacatctctaaccatcaaccaacaatcaataaccaacaatgacaaaccaagactttgcatcgaccaacgccaaccatgcatcgactgacaccaactggggttgcatcgaccgacacatgcttgcatcgaccgacgcaaggtttacttgcatcgaccgacatgCACAANAGTATAAtgaagaaccagacggtaaaagtaacgatgacaattaccacaaaatttgacaatgaaaatgacaagaaagaatatgaagaataagaaaacatagaATAAAAAACACGNgacgcctccacatggcatcgaccgacgcctccacatggcatcgaccgatactcctAGGTCATATGcgtcgtcctcgcatttgcatcgaccgatgcacatgccgagcatcgttttttcTCGAAGCTTTTCGCCgaatcttcgttcctacaaccatcaaattcaattccaagccacaagaaagcttcacaaagTTCCGAATAACATTCTACCAAGCCAAACAatacataaacaagcagatcaggaCATGGTGCTGCAACCGGAGGGAACCAATCCCACGTCtgactgaaaacaaaaataaaacaatttaggCAAATTAGAAGCAGAAAAAGAGAAACGTTGTGGTACGAGGTTTTCAAGGGGGTCAAGTTTAGGCAAACGAAACCAAAATGTTAGAAGAAATCTTAACGTTATCAGATATTAAAACTATGACTTTGGTTGCATCCTCACCATGAGAGTTCCTTTCACTGGATTTTCATCAATGGGAGGCAGACGTTGAACAGCATTATTGTTATTCAAAGGCAATAAGTCGGACACCTGCTTGAAAACAACAAATGCACATGCATGGGGTCAAAACTAGAAACTACTTGTGGTAAAAAGACAATCAAAATAGATTTGGCTAACGACGCTTGATTACCATCTGTTGATGTTCTTCACCATGGAGATGCGTGAGGAAGTTCTCAAAGACATGGCCAGGAGGATCACGGCAGCACACTAAACAATCCCAGAAGGCAGATTACAACTGCTTCCTCATCAGGTGCGCCTGAATCTGTGAGgggggaaaaaataaaaaatcaagttCAGCAACAGATTTACTGGTTagtaaatgaaacaaaaacttatcTCTCACTAATATCAAGAATGATGATCATGACTTGTATAGACTAATAACAACATTTGTTGGCAACACAAACTCTCATTAAACTTCTTCAGCTACACAGATTGAACAAAATCAATCGACAAAATCACAAGCATAAAGGGAGACCGAATtgaatttttagaaacacaGTAGATTACACCATCGTTAATAGGAATTGGTCAAATGATACAAGTGTTgggtttattatatatgtacttgACTTTTCTTGTTCGGGTATTTCTCAATCCAGCTAATGAATTGGTCAATCTTTTCATCAATTTTCTTCTCCACTTCGATTTCACCGCACTGCACCGGTGACATATGGGAGGCTAGAGACGGTTTTTAGAATGAGTTTCGTATGAATGGGCCTACAGTTCGTATGAATTTTAACTTCTGTTAGAAGTAAGAGCATTGGTATAAAAATGTATCGAGAGGAGTAGAGGACTAATCAATTCAAATCATTCACAAGATTAAGTATTATATCCTGCGTACACTTGTGACTTTCTCAACAAGTCTACCAACTATGCAATCTAATCTCATTATATCAACTAagagaaaattatattatcttcTAAGAAAAATGAGTATTATTGAAGAGTAAGGACAAACAACATACACGTCAAAGCAACTTGTTAGTTagaattaacaaagaaaaaatctatactaataaaacgtataagctataagctcctaaaagcgtccacataggatttaaaacatccaATTGTGATTAGATATgtcattaattaacattttttaaaatctccagaattttctatattaagaattattttaaacatcctatccggatttgacatgtcattcattaacattttttaaatttccagaattttttagaaaaaggaaaattttaaatttatggaaataaaaaaactatatacaatatcccacatcggctagaaaatttttagacaatggttcagaaccattataaataagattaatatgctttcaacaacgaatgagcaggaaagcttgatttatgaGGCGTCCcagtttaatagttttattcggtttgatccagttttttatttgatcaaactaaacttttaaaagttcttagcttttaaaaagtttttaaatattataatttttaaattttaaaagtttagaatattataaatattgaaactgtttaaaaggttcaaattttatatttcaaaaccttttaaaattttaaaatattataaatattgatgtaacacataaattatcttatttatctatgatgtgctttttatttcttatgagctgtaaaatatatttttgtgtatgattttatagatgagttgatattctttcattaattttttatttttatcttatttttatatttttatgagaaaagaaatgattttgttcttggagtttgatgggttaacaagttgtgtggtagtctaaaaaaaatgtttttcagtggaagaatgtgaagaagttgacgaggaagaagaataaaaagagtataatgaagaaccagacggtaaaagtaacgatgacaattaccacaaaatttgacaatgaaaatgacaagaaagaatatgaagaataagaaaacatagaataaaaaacacgaaaatatAGGtcatagcgatcaattaaatatgaaaacgagttaaattcatgatgataaaaattttccgtttttctggtggtcaaaaaaactgtttaggatatgtgaggtcatcagtttgattcgtcTCGCCtcgacgtcgagttaaattcatgtttttttattagatttgattttataatacaactgatttttatatttttaaaaaatgtgtatttgaaatttaatttttttccgtaatactaatttaaatttttttataaaattatattttattaccgtcatcaattatatataattttcatcaaaataaaatatatgtgtgggttcaaaacctagttagtTTAAGAAAAGTAAAGAGAATACTGATATTTATCGATGGAATGTGATGAAAAAAGCAAAGCAAATGCTTAATtccgaaaatatatatatatatgtatatatatatatatatacaaagcaAAATGGTGATccacatttatattgtttggatTAATTAGTTTAACATCGCTGGAGATTATTATCTTAACGTCTTCAGTGTTAGGCATCGTAAACTTAACACTTAATAGTTTATACGTATACTATTTGGTGCGACATAAAACTTGCTCAGTTAAAGATCAATGAAGTATACTATAATGACACTTGTATGACTGCGCGAAGTCATACCCCACGCATCTACTGTTGGCAGCCGCGTAATATACTTAATTGTGTCATTgtgtatctgattttttttgtttttaagtataGTGTATCTGATTTGTAAGTattataaaaatactaatattgtACTATATACTCCCAAATTACACATCTATTTTGTTGGGGATCGATCGTATTCTTAATTCGTTTCATTTTTCTCAGATCAAATACGAATATCAAAGGTCGATCTCATTACATACTTACATCAACGTAGAGTGTATATTGTTCTTTGTATGTCGTGTCTTTGATCGGATAAGTTTATGGGTAAGACctactaaaaagaaaataatatacctataacacctttttttttcttggagcTAGTTTAGATAACGGTGATTACTTTTTAATCTTGTCAAGCAGATAACGGTGATTACTACACAAATAAGCTACACGTTTTCGAAATATATTGAATACTATTTACAAATGTAGCGTgtataatatatcttcaacTTACTTTCTTACTTCTTCATTTCAAGGGAACTTCTTTCCATGAAGTTGTGAAAGGATTTAAGGCTCAGGTATCTgctttttcttctgtttttttctttccttctctagaatcgttttttttttttttgcatttgatgGGCTTCTCCTTTTTTGCTTGCAGGGGGGGGAGTGATATGTCCTTTGGAGATGGCAGTGGTGGTGAGAGCATATACGGTGGTGATTTTGGAGATGAGAATTTTACACTCAAACATGATAGAGCTGGATTGCTTTCCATGGCAAATCGTGGTCCAAAGACCAACAGCAACGGATCTTAATTATTCATGCTCTTTGAAAAACAACCACACTTTGATGAGTAATAACCTTTCTGCTcctagattgttttttttgtttttgttgtttccagACTTGATGCAATTCTCTCTCAATCAGTAAACATGTAGTATTCGGCGAAGTGGTTGAAGGATGGTCAACATTCAACCAAATGCAAAGGGTGGGGACCCTTGAAGGGAAACCTATTAGTCCAGTTAAAATTATGGACTCTGGTGaattgagagaaaaagttaataaaGTAAATTTTTGAATGTTAAGTTTCTACATTAATGATGCAGATTCAGTCATACATTAATATTTCTTATCGTGAAGCTAAGGAGAATAAGTGAAAAAGAAGTTACAGTATGGGAATAAGAAGCGTAGGGAAAGGAGACAAACTATATTTATCATTGATCTTAAAACGTTATATTTTGAACTTGACATCTTTAATTATCCTCagatttatcaacaaaaataaaaacaacttcTGCACCGTTTTCCCCCAAAAATATTTTCACCAATTAGAATGATGAAAATTCACTGGAATTAGAGAATAAGTGGATCCCACTAAAGGTAGTCGAGAGTGTTACATTGGTTTTggtattaataattttttaaaaattgtataattttaacaaatataactGAAACAATTCTAATATCAgagatttttgttatttagtaTTTCTggatataaaatataactaatatgtTTGGATATATATAATTGCATTTCATAGAAATCAGACAAAATAATTCATTACCctgagaagataaaaaaaaattatttgatttcgTTGTATCATTCGAGATACTGAAACCAAAACTCCACAAATCAAgagaatcaaatattttaattggaTGACTAATAAGCTACCCGGTGGTAATAATTATATAAGTCAAGACTgactttattttctatttttaattaaaattttaaaccccttatataataaaatagaagtacaaaatattattttatagactGTATAATTTTAAGAAGTTGGTTATAAataagttatagattaattggttacaaattaaatagtgggtgcaactttaatttatttctgaaaatcataaagagaatattctaaagaatcatttgatatcatctaacttaccatattaatttcctttattaaattattcatccatattaaaatattttgatatataacttaacatattaatttgttaattatcattatacttcacctctcatttttatatatgagtctattttgtgaaacaaataaattatatattatttattataattaaaaatagttttatttccggatataccataagttgaaatttttaaaacaagtataaattgttaaatctataaaatattcaagctttagtaatattattctttaaaaataatatctattgaattaaaaaatttactgagtaacgggtcaaatttgaattttatagttttatataatataataaattttaaataatttattttgaaatctttttaaatattcaaatttgaaactataaacactctaaattgatttgttatagcaatgtcaataatatgtcactataatatgaaattactcataatataaagtataagaatatattaaaattactcataatataataactcgacttttttaaaaaccaaatttacaaaattatgtattataatgacattcaagtcatgatgtagaatatagattgttgaaataacttcacatacataaactaatacaacatattaaaattttattttaaaatataaaatatacaaaaaaaattgataaaataaaatttaaccaatgttATAACAtgaatacttatctagaatcattaacaatataaaatttacaaaatatgtgtcttttttttcaaaccatcatatttagcatatgattttattgcatgattttttatcaaaaaaaacttttaaaataatcacataaattatattatattttatataaaaattataatataaataaaataaatttcatagtagtaaattaataaatatgatCAATCGGTATATTTCCATTCTCTTGTCTTGTGGGCCTAACTAAATTAATTGGGCCTTTATTATTTAGCTCATGGctcattattatttgttttgatatCCTCCAGTTTTGACAATTCGAAGatgatgtattattattattgatcttGCAAAATCAATCTTTCAATTTCGAGATCCAAAAAAGTCCATCTTCACCTTTTCTCAAATTCGCTCTACTCAGATATTTTTTTCCCGCTCCACCGCATCTCTACGGCGAATGGACTCACCAATTCAGCCGTCAGCGATTAGCTTAGAAGAATACGAAGATTTGGAACGTTTCCACGACCACGGCTTCGTTTACAAAGGAAAAAAGCGATGCTGTATCGCCGACGCTTTAGAAACGTCAAAACCGCCGGATCCAGAATTAGATCGGGTGGTAGAGGAGAGAAATCTAAGGATACGGAAGAATAGAACAATGAAGAAGCTCAAAAGGAAGCAGCAGAGTGAGATCGAGCTGTGGGAGATTTTGTCGAACAGTTCGAATGCAATGCAAGCGAAAGCAGATCGGTTTCGAACGACGCTACGAGGAGAAGAGAGGTTAAACGCGGAAGAAACGATGTCGTTTCCTGAGTCCTCTACAACAGAAGGAGGTCGAGAATTTGGCGGAGGAGATGCTTCTGCGCCGTCGTCTATGCTCGACGAACTTCTGTTTATGGTAATTAgggcttttttttgtttttgtttttttactccaatttaaataaaattttgaaattggttcgattttgaaaatttgaaatttgcaGGCGGAAAGACAAGAAGCGGTGATCAACGACTTCTTCAAGCTGTGTGAAGGTGCAGAGAACATATGtagaactgaagaagaagagaagaaacagtcCTTCTTTGATCTTCCCATATGGAGCTCACCAACGGATCTAATGACGCCGCTTTGTGATACTGATTAAACCCTTAAATTAGTCATCTTTTGTGGTTTAtctgagctctctctctctctctctctctctaccttaCGTTACTTTTGTACAATGCGTTGTGTTGGAATTGTAGAGTGATTCTCTCTATTAGGCTTATTAATTAGGGGGAATGTTCTGTCCAGGATTAGGTTCGGTTTTGgcattttaattagttattataTCCTCTTAATTTTCATAAAAGCTTTGGTTCGTTTCAGGTTCGGGGTTTGGATATAGAAAAATGTGAATCTATATAAGATATATGGTATgtctttttggattttggttggTTATTTGGGTTCAGGTCAGTTTGTCTTTAGATTGAATACCCTCTCGGAAGCTCAACAGTTATGTATCTATTTTTGCCTTTCCTCAAAAGATGTTTTATCACTAAATCGAATCTCTCTAGTAATCATGAATGTTTTAAGGAAAACACAAGTAATTAAACTGGAATTACtacttgtttgattgtttcaacaaaatatgaagaaaaaaaaaaggacatatTACAGCTGCAGTAATTGTGGTTTCAATGTTAAAATGTATATGAATCTGCAACGCAAGACaatgtttaataaatttaagAGTTATAACTAAAAGATTAAACAACGATAATTGGTAAACATCAGATTCAGAATAAACCACCCAGG
The sequence above is drawn from the Camelina sativa cultivar DH55 chromosome 4, Cs, whole genome shotgun sequence genome and encodes:
- the LOC104779997 gene encoding uncharacterized protein LOC104779997 — its product is MDSPIQPSAISLEEYEDLERFHDHGFVYKGKKRCCIADALETSKPPDPELDRVVEERNLRIRKNRTMKKLKRKQQSEIELWEILSNSSNAMQAKADRFRTTLRGEERLNAEETMSFPESSTTEGGREFGGGDASAPSSMLDELLFMAERQEAVINDFFKLCEGAENICRTEEEEKKQSFFDLPIWSSPTDLMTPLCDTD